In Drosophila simulans strain w501 chromosome 3R, Prin_Dsim_3.1, whole genome shotgun sequence, a single window of DNA contains:
- the LOC6739711 gene encoding peptidoglycan-recognition protein LB isoform X1, which produces MGDKVSGSVSTSSTTSSAIPMDSEQLEQQQLATSCGYSQHMQQANLGDGVATARLLSRSDWGARLPKSVEHFQGPAPYVIIHHSYMPAVCYSTPECMKSMRDMQDFHQLERGWNDIGYSFGIGGDGMIYTGRGFNVIGAHAPKYNDKSVGIVLIGDWRTELPPKQMLDAAKNLIAFGVFKGYIDPAYKLLGHRQVRDTECPGGRLFAEISSWPHFTHLNATEGVSSTAAPVVPHVHAQAAAPQTPHQSPPAAPKV; this is translated from the exons ATGGGCGACAAGGTGTCTGGATCCGTCTCCACTTCTAGCACAACTTCCTCGGCAATCCCCATGGACTCGGAGCAAttggagcagcaacagctggcCACAAGTTGTG GCTATAGTCAGCACATGCAGCAGGCGAATCTGGGCGACGGTGTGGCCACCGCCCGCCTGCTTTCCCGATCCGACTGGGGTGCACGGCTGCCCAAGTCCGTGGAGCACTTCCAGGGACCAGCGCCTTACGTCATCATCCACCACTCGTATATGCCGGCCGTGTGCTACTCAACTCCGGAATGCATGAAGAGCATGCGGGACATGCAGGACTTTCATCAGCTGGAGCGCGGATGGAACGATATTGGTTATAGCTTTGGCATCGGCGGCGATGGCATGATCTACACCGGCAGGGGATTCAATGTCATCGGAGCTCATGCACCGAAGTACAATGACAAGAGCGTGGGCATTGTGCTGATCGGAGATTGGAGAA CCGAACTGCCGCCCAAGCAGATGCTGGATGCGGCCAAGAACCTGATCGCCTTCGGCGTTTTCAAGGGCTACATTGACCCCGCCTACAAGCTGCTGGGCCACCGACAGGTGCGGGATACCGAGTGTCCTGGCGGCCGCCTCTTCGCCGAGATCTCCAGCTGGCCGCACTTTACCCACCTAAACGCCACCGAAGGCGTGAGCAGCACTGCGGCGCCCGTCGTGCCCCATGTCCATGCACAGGCGGCAGCACCACAAACGCCGCAccaatccccgccagctgCGCCCAAGGTCTAG
- the LOC6739711 gene encoding peptidoglycan-recognition protein LB isoform X2: protein MTALGLVLLSMMGYSQHMQQANLGDGVATARLLSRSDWGARLPKSVEHFQGPAPYVIIHHSYMPAVCYSTPECMKSMRDMQDFHQLERGWNDIGYSFGIGGDGMIYTGRGFNVIGAHAPKYNDKSVGIVLIGDWRTELPPKQMLDAAKNLIAFGVFKGYIDPAYKLLGHRQVRDTECPGGRLFAEISSWPHFTHLNATEGVSSTAAPVVPHVHAQAAAPQTPHQSPPAAPKV from the exons ATGACAGCACTGGGATTAGTTCTGCTATCGATGATGG GCTATAGTCAGCACATGCAGCAGGCGAATCTGGGCGACGGTGTGGCCACCGCCCGCCTGCTTTCCCGATCCGACTGGGGTGCACGGCTGCCCAAGTCCGTGGAGCACTTCCAGGGACCAGCGCCTTACGTCATCATCCACCACTCGTATATGCCGGCCGTGTGCTACTCAACTCCGGAATGCATGAAGAGCATGCGGGACATGCAGGACTTTCATCAGCTGGAGCGCGGATGGAACGATATTGGTTATAGCTTTGGCATCGGCGGCGATGGCATGATCTACACCGGCAGGGGATTCAATGTCATCGGAGCTCATGCACCGAAGTACAATGACAAGAGCGTGGGCATTGTGCTGATCGGAGATTGGAGAA CCGAACTGCCGCCCAAGCAGATGCTGGATGCGGCCAAGAACCTGATCGCCTTCGGCGTTTTCAAGGGCTACATTGACCCCGCCTACAAGCTGCTGGGCCACCGACAGGTGCGGGATACCGAGTGTCCTGGCGGCCGCCTCTTCGCCGAGATCTCCAGCTGGCCGCACTTTACCCACCTAAACGCCACCGAAGGCGTGAGCAGCACTGCGGCGCCCGTCGTGCCCCATGTCCATGCACAGGCGGCAGCACCACAAACGCCGCAccaatccccgccagctgCGCCCAAGGTCTAG
- the LOC6739711 gene encoding peptidoglycan-recognition protein LB isoform X3 has translation MECYSQHMQQANLGDGVATARLLSRSDWGARLPKSVEHFQGPAPYVIIHHSYMPAVCYSTPECMKSMRDMQDFHQLERGWNDIGYSFGIGGDGMIYTGRGFNVIGAHAPKYNDKSVGIVLIGDWRTELPPKQMLDAAKNLIAFGVFKGYIDPAYKLLGHRQVRDTECPGGRLFAEISSWPHFTHLNATEGVSSTAAPVVPHVHAQAAAPQTPHQSPPAAPKV, from the exons ATGGAAT GCTATAGTCAGCACATGCAGCAGGCGAATCTGGGCGACGGTGTGGCCACCGCCCGCCTGCTTTCCCGATCCGACTGGGGTGCACGGCTGCCCAAGTCCGTGGAGCACTTCCAGGGACCAGCGCCTTACGTCATCATCCACCACTCGTATATGCCGGCCGTGTGCTACTCAACTCCGGAATGCATGAAGAGCATGCGGGACATGCAGGACTTTCATCAGCTGGAGCGCGGATGGAACGATATTGGTTATAGCTTTGGCATCGGCGGCGATGGCATGATCTACACCGGCAGGGGATTCAATGTCATCGGAGCTCATGCACCGAAGTACAATGACAAGAGCGTGGGCATTGTGCTGATCGGAGATTGGAGAA CCGAACTGCCGCCCAAGCAGATGCTGGATGCGGCCAAGAACCTGATCGCCTTCGGCGTTTTCAAGGGCTACATTGACCCCGCCTACAAGCTGCTGGGCCACCGACAGGTGCGGGATACCGAGTGTCCTGGCGGCCGCCTCTTCGCCGAGATCTCCAGCTGGCCGCACTTTACCCACCTAAACGCCACCGAAGGCGTGAGCAGCACTGCGGCGCCCGTCGTGCCCCATGTCCATGCACAGGCGGCAGCACCACAAACGCCGCAccaatccccgccagctgCGCCCAAGGTCTAG
- the LOC6739711 gene encoding peptidoglycan-recognition protein LB isoform X4 codes for MQQANLGDGVATARLLSRSDWGARLPKSVEHFQGPAPYVIIHHSYMPAVCYSTPECMKSMRDMQDFHQLERGWNDIGYSFGIGGDGMIYTGRGFNVIGAHAPKYNDKSVGIVLIGDWRTELPPKQMLDAAKNLIAFGVFKGYIDPAYKLLGHRQVRDTECPGGRLFAEISSWPHFTHLNATEGVSSTAAPVVPHVHAQAAAPQTPHQSPPAAPKV; via the exons ATGCAGCAGGCGAATCTGGGCGACGGTGTGGCCACCGCCCGCCTGCTTTCCCGATCCGACTGGGGTGCACGGCTGCCCAAGTCCGTGGAGCACTTCCAGGGACCAGCGCCTTACGTCATCATCCACCACTCGTATATGCCGGCCGTGTGCTACTCAACTCCGGAATGCATGAAGAGCATGCGGGACATGCAGGACTTTCATCAGCTGGAGCGCGGATGGAACGATATTGGTTATAGCTTTGGCATCGGCGGCGATGGCATGATCTACACCGGCAGGGGATTCAATGTCATCGGAGCTCATGCACCGAAGTACAATGACAAGAGCGTGGGCATTGTGCTGATCGGAGATTGGAGAA CCGAACTGCCGCCCAAGCAGATGCTGGATGCGGCCAAGAACCTGATCGCCTTCGGCGTTTTCAAGGGCTACATTGACCCCGCCTACAAGCTGCTGGGCCACCGACAGGTGCGGGATACCGAGTGTCCTGGCGGCCGCCTCTTCGCCGAGATCTCCAGCTGGCCGCACTTTACCCACCTAAACGCCACCGAAGGCGTGAGCAGCACTGCGGCGCCCGTCGTGCCCCATGTCCATGCACAGGCGGCAGCACCACAAACGCCGCAccaatccccgccagctgCGCCCAAGGTCTAG